In the genome of Desulfovibrio desulfuricans, one region contains:
- a CDS encoding HMA2 domain-containing protein has translation MNAIHLLKYVRSFVDGRVRIRHPALRHEGVLRLAREKMSAIDGVRAVEGNSVSGSVLITYDSGAIPRERLFAIGEAWALYLDAVGAGRDAAVPHF, from the coding sequence ATGAACGCCATCCATCTGCTTAAATACGTGCGCAGCTTTGTAGACGGCAGAGTGCGCATACGGCACCCCGCGCTGCGGCATGAAGGCGTGCTGCGCCTGGCCCGCGAAAAGATGTCCGCCATTGACGGTGTTCGGGCGGTGGAAGGCAACAGCGTAAGCGGCTCGGTACTGATAACCTACGACAGCGGGGCCATCCCACGCGAGCGGCTTTTTGCCATAGGCGAAGCCTGGGCGCTGTATCTGGACGCCGTTGGCGCGGGACGGGATGCAGCTGTCCCCCATTTTTGA